The Elusimicrobia bacterium HGW-Elusimicrobia-1 nucleotide sequence GACGACGGAAACGACTTTTCGCGTGTTTTCAAATTATCCTTCGGTTACGGGTTGCTTGCCGTTTTCGTCTGGCAAATCGGCGTTGCCGTGGCGTTCCGCAGGGGGGTTGATTTTTTTCTTGCTAATATGCTGTTTTGCGCGAGCGCTTTTATTTTTTTCTCCGTCCTTTATCTGCCCGCCATTCACGTCTTGGCATCGGGAAAAGATACTCCCTTGCCAGATGTTAGGCGACTGATATCCTACGTGAATTTTTCCGCTACACCGTTGTTTTTTATGCTGCCGTTTTTCATCGCGCTTAAATATCTCGTATCTCATGCCGGCGCGGCGGCGATTTTCTTTCTGTTGTCTTTGTCCGCCGTATTATACCTGGCGCTTGCCATAATCAAAATATTGAGATGCCGTTATCGGAAAGGTGTGTTTCAGGCGCTCGGCATCGCTTTATTGCCCTGCGCGGTCATCGTTGTATTTTTTTTCCTTGCCGGAGTATTTGTGTATGTGTTGTATAAAGGAGCATCCGGATTCGCGTGGTGATGATGCGCGTGTGGCGGCGGGATAAATAAACCGTTGCGTCGATATGTGGTGTTATAAAACGGATGGTTGGAATACAAAAGCGGGCAGAGCAATCAAATCACGCTTTAAACTTCTCGGCAAAATCGCGGCGCATTTCGCGCGTCAGGTCTTTTTTCTTTTTGGCTTCCTTCCTGTCGTACTGTCTCTTGCCCTTAACAAGCGCAATCTGAATTTTCGCAATCCCTCTTTTATTGAAGTAACATTCGAGAGGTACCAAAGACAGGCCTTTTTGAGCCGTCTGGCCGATGAGCCGCTTGAGCTCGCTCTTTTTAAGAAGAAGCTTCCTTGAGCGCAGCGGCTCGTAAGGCACGCCCGTCTTGGCCGCCTGCGGCCAGTCGGCTATGTTAACATTTTCAAGCCACGCGCCGTCGGGACGAATGCTGACGTAACCGCCGGCCAGATTCAATCTGCCGCTCCGAAGCGATTTGACTTCCCGCCCCAGCAGCCCCATTCCCGCCTCAAACTTCTCGATTATTTCATAATCGTAAAACGCTCGTCTGTTGGAGGCGATTGTCGTCATGTTACAAAAAATGCGGAAGGGGGGATTTGAACCCCCAAGGTCTTGCGACCATACGGTCCTGAGCCGTTTTGCGT carries:
- a CDS encoding SsrA-binding protein, whose translation is MTTIASNRRAFYDYEIIEKFEAGMGLLGREVKSLRSGRLNLAGGYVSIRPDGAWLENVNIADWPQAAKTGVPYEPLRSRKLLLKKSELKRLIGQTAQKGLSLVPLECYFNKRGIAKIQIALVKGKRQYDRKEAKKKKDLTREMRRDFAEKFKA